The Diceros bicornis minor isolate mBicDic1 chromosome 18, mDicBic1.mat.cur, whole genome shotgun sequence sequence CTCTGCGGAGCATGGAGGTGGGGCTGGACGACTGCCGGGACCACAGAGACCGCAGGGTGGGGCGTGAGCGTGGAGGCGGGCTGGGGGCGTGGCCTGGTCTGGGCGAGGCCGGGGCATGGAGGCGTGGTCGGGGCGTGGGGCCCTGGCCGAGCCGGGTTCCGCTGGCCGCCCCGCGCAGGGCGCTCTAGGAGGCCAGGTACCCGGCGTCCACGAGGATGCCCGAGCCGCTGGTGGAGGCGCTGAGGTTGCTGAGCAGGAAGAGGATGCTGTTGACCACGTCCTCCACCTCTGCAGCGGACAGCGGGCGGGGTCAGCGCAGCTCGGCGCAGCCGCCCCGGCCACGCCCGCTGCCCCCGGCGGCCCCGCTGACCTGCAAACTTCCGCAGCGGGTGACGCTCCTTCAGCTTCCGGACCAACTCGGGGTCCGTTGTGACATGCTGGCCCATGGCTGTCAGCACCACCGTGGGGTTCACAGAGTTCACCCGAATCTGGGACCAAAGGCCAGTGGACTAGTCCTTCCCCCACAGCCTCCGCTACCCCCGCTTCCGGCTGAGCTTGCTTACTGTGTTGGGTCAACCCCTGACCCCACTGCCCAGAGACTTGGGTGGTCCCCAGGACTCTCTCACCACCCCCGCCCCCGTTCTCATTTCCCCAGCCCGCAGCCTTGCCCCTCAGGGCCTGCCTCGTGTCCCCCACAGACCCGGGCCCCCACACACCCCCAGCGCCTCCACGCCTACCTTGTATGGCTCCAGCTCCATGGCCATGGCTTTGGTCAGCATGGTCATTCCGCCCTTGGTGGAGCCTGTGAGGGGAGGGTAACACTGAGGACCCCTTAGGGATTCAGCCTTCTTTAGAGCACGGAGGCCCAGCCCCAGAGCCAGAGGCTCCGGCATGGAACGGGGAGTACAGGCTGGGCAGAGGGACTCACTGTAGGCAGCTAGGTTGGGATAGGTGACATGGGCCACCATGCTGGAGACATTGACGATGGAGCCAGGCACCCCACGGTTGATCATGCCCGGGGCCACAATCTGGAAGCAGAGTGAGAGGGGGGCAGCCTGACCCCTCTGCACTCCCACCTGGGCTGTGTCTGGGCCATGTCAGTGCTGGGCCACACCCTCCCCCTGCTGGCTCACCTGGGACACCTGGAACACAGAGCACAGGTTCACAGTGAAGGACCTGGGGGGAGAGCAGATAGTCATATGGACCCTGGCCACATCTGCCCCACGTCCtcagcagccccctccccagcccacctgctctcccactccccacctgTCGAAGACCTCCTTGGTGGTCTCCAGGAATGGGTATGTCAGTGCCACAGCAGCGTTGTTCACCAGCAGGTCCACAGGGCCCACACTGCCCAGTGCCTGCTCTGTGGCCTCCCAGTCACCCAGGTCCACACACACCAGCTCTATCCCGGGGCACTGTGGGGAAGCATTGGGCAGTTACGGGAGGGTGGGGGGGTCCTGGCAGGCTCGTGAGGATCCTTGAAGGTGTGGGGGGCAGGCCTGGGCCATGGTACAGCTTCGTGCCTCACCTGCTTGGAGAGGCTGACCAGGTCAGCGTTGGTGCGGCTCACAGCCACCACTCTGGCTCCCAAGGCATGCAAGGCTTTCACAGTGTCCCGTCCAATCCCTGCAGGGGTGCACTGGGAGGGCAGATGGCTCAAAGCATCTGGGTcaaggctgggggcaggggctgcAGCCTTGCTGCTCAGGAAAGAGCAGTGAGAGGGCACTGGCCAGAAGATGGTGGCCTGGGAGTGAGCGAGGGCCTGGGTCAGAGGCCCACCAGCCAGGATCCAGTCAAGGGAGGCCCCAGAGGGCGGCTCCTTCCCACTGGGCCCAGGGAAGAGGCCGTGGCTGGGACCACCATCTGCCCAGCCTGAGTCTGAGGGCTGCCCTCTCTTGAGGGGGGGTGGTCTTGCATTGACTGGGGAGGGGCTAGTGTCCTGTGCCAATGGGGCCTGCTGGGTGGTGGGGAGCAGCCCAGACCTAGGTCCGGGGGCTGTGGTTTGCTGGGGGACAATTGCTGGTGGGGCCGGTTATGACAGACATGAAGAGACTCATAGACCCCAACACAGACCTGTGAGGCTTCAAGTCTGGCCACCTTGTTCTCCACCTCTGGCCTCCCTTACCCCCGCCTGGCCCGCTCACACCCACCTTTCCCGGCCCCTGTCACCAGGGCCCTCAGGCCATGGAAATTCAGCTGCGTGGTGCTGGCTCTGAGCTTCTGTCCAGCCGGACAGCGGGGCGTGGAGGCTTTATAGACGCGGGCTGGGGAGGCCTGCGAGCAGGAGTGTGTGTGAGTCACCGGAGGAGGGGAGGCGGGGGCACCGGGCGGGGTGGGGCATCAGAGCAGCTGCTGCTTCCTTGTTCACGGGAGCCTGCTCCCCTCAAGGGCCTCCCTCTTCACCCACACCCCAAAGGCTCAGCCAGAAACTCCAACCTGGGTtttggaaaagaaattaaaaataaaccctGAGGTGAGGGACATGCCCCTTCTTGGCTGTCTGGGGGCAGATGGCCTGGAGCTGACCCCTGCAAGCTCTAGGCTGGGTGCCCCTGGGTGATGGCCAAGGCACACCATGCTTGGGTTGGCCCCCTGCCCCTGCCACCCGTCACCCCACCATGGCCCCAGTCTGGAGGTTACTACAGCCTCCAGATCTTCTTCACCTGCTGCTAGCCAGCCTAGGACTCCTACCCCTCTGTCCACAGGTGTGACCTCCCTGAGGCACCCTCATTCCCTCTCAAATGTGCAAATCTGTGGACTCTTCTGAGGGGGCAAAGAACTTAACATGTGCTCCCAACTTGTGCCACTAATACCTGTGGATTCTGAtgccaattccacttctgggaaggaGTCTGAGAGTGTGTCCCAAGTGCCTTCCAGTCCTGTGTAACAGGTCTTGCAGGACCAGTGCCTCCATTTGGAGGTCTGAGAGTCAAGTCAGGGCACATGACACCTCCACCAGGCCCTCCAGGTGTGGCCCCAACAGGTAGGTGGGCCCGCTGCCCTTCCCTCACTCAGACTTTGGGCCAGACCCCCAGGCGCGACCCCAGGAAGAAGGGCTCCTGTCAGAAAGCCCATCCCGCCTCTCTGAGCTCTCCCTGACTCCTGGAGGTCCGAGGGGCTCACCCTCTGGAGGGTGCTGGGCGCAGCCCTTGACCTTGTGGTTCATCAATGAGTAAAACAGAGGAAACTCTTGCCCTGGGCAGGGACGCAGGGAGCTCGAAAGCTGGCTGTCTTCCCCCACCCTGGtcagaaattcatttttaaaagggaCTCAGGGTGCAGGCTGTGGAGGGCACAACTGAAAGTCACTTCTGTGCCTGAGTGAACCCACTCAGAATGCACACAGGAGGGGCGCCTGGAAAGCACCGCTATGTAGCGAGGGGCTCAGCTCTCATCTACAATGTGACCTTCAGGTTTCTTCATGAGATCCCCAGGGTGGAACACATCTCTTCCACCCCTGTCCTGAACCCTGGGTGCTGACCTCCAGGTAGCTTGGGAGAAAGGAACATCCAGCGGCTGAGGCATGGCAGACAGCCCCCAGTCCCCTGCCTGCCCCCTGCCTGATCTACTCGCAGAGGTCCCTCAAGGGACGGTTCTCCCAAGTACCTGCAGCTTAAACAATTTCCCTACCTCCATCAACCCACACCCCAAATCAAAAGCTAGCAGTGCCTGCCCCGCTCCACCAAGGCCACCACTACACTCCAGACGCATTGTCAAATGCTAaagatagtttttattttaaaataattcagagtTGCAAGGATAGTAGAACTTTTTTtcctctgaaccatttgagagtaatttACAAAACTAGCACTCTATCACCCCCAAATAGCTTAGTGTCTGTTTCCTTCTAACAAAGACATTGTCCTGCACAACCacaacacacacaacacatacaACACAACCACAATGCGACCGTCAGTGTCAGGAGATTAACACTATGTGTCCCTACCACGTGATCCTCAGCCACTATTCAAGTTTCATAAGGTGTCCCAAtgatcttctttttaaaaaaacggcTTTATTGTGGTACTATTGATATATGCTAAACTGCACATATtgaatgtatacaatttgatgagtttgaacATAAGCATATACCCATGAactgtcaccacaatcaaggtcataaacatatccatcacctccaaaagtttcctcctgctcTGTAGGTTTTTGTTTGCAGTAAGAGCACGTAACCTGAAATCTAGCCCTTCACGCAGTATTTCAGTTTGTAGTACTGATTGTTGGCTACAGGCACTATGTTGTTcggcagatctctagaacttacttgTCTTGCATGACTGAAGCTCCCCATTTTCGTTTTTTACAGTGAAAGAGTGCGGTCCAGGGTCACATGTTGTCTTTGGATGTCCCGCCTTTCTAGTCTGCCTCCCTCTGGAACACTCAATCACTGCATCACCCTTCCAGGCATAAAAAGAACATGGCTGCTGCAGCTTCACTTCTGTCCTCCAAGTTTCGGGTGAAATGTCTCCTGTGTTCCACACCAACTTGGAACTATGCAGAGAAAGCGGTTCTGGGACTCTGGGTTCATCCTTGTGCAATGTACATGGACCCAACACAAATCTGCCACAGTCCATTGAACTTAACTTCCAAGGAAAGCCAATAGCAAAATCTGCCTAACATAATTCAACCTACAGTACACAACCAAACACATGCTACCCTCTCCCCAAAAGATCATGTGAAGTCCCTTTATCCATCTCTGGGTGATGTTCATTCCTCTTCCAACTGAGTCACGCTCCCCCTTAGATAT is a genomic window containing:
- the LOC131417978 gene encoding carbonyl reductase [NADPH] 2-like, coding for MGSFSHARQASPARVYKASTPRCPAGQKLRASTTQLNFHGLRALVTGAGKGIGRDTVKALHALGARVVAVSRTNADLVSLSKQCPGIELVCVDLGDWEATEQALGSVGPVDLLVNNAAVALTYPFLETTKEVFDRSFTVNLCSVFQVSQIVAPGMINRGVPGSIVNVSSMVAHVTYPNLAAYSSTKGGMTMLTKAMAMELEPYKIRVNSVNPTVVLTAMGQHVTTDPELVRKLKERHPLRKFAEVEDVVNSILFLLSNLSASTSGSGILVDAGYLAS